One genomic region from Xyrauchen texanus isolate HMW12.3.18 chromosome 4, RBS_HiC_50CHRs, whole genome shotgun sequence encodes:
- the LOC127641975 gene encoding V-type proton ATPase subunit G 1-like has product MASQSQGIQQLLQAEKRAAEKVAEARKRKNRRLKQAKEEAQAEIEQYRLQREKEFKTKEAAALGSHGNSAVEVDKETIDKMSCIQKSYQQNKEAVLANLLKMVCDIKPEIHANYRVAV; this is encoded by the exons ATGGCGAGCCAGTCTCAGGGCATCCAGCAGCTGTTGCAGGCTGAGAAACGAGCGGCAGAGAAGGTCGCAGAAGCCCGTAAAC GGAAGAATCGGCGTCTGAAACAGGCCAAGGAGGAGGCGCAGGCTGAGATCGAACAGTACCGCCTGCAAAGGGAGAAGGAGTTTAAGACTAAGGAGGCTGCG GCCTTAGGATCCCATGGCAACTCTGCTGTTGAGGTGGACAAGGAGACCATCGATAAGATGAGCTGCATCCAAAAGAGTTATCAACAGAACAAGGAGGCTGTGCTTGCCAACCTGCTGAAGATGGTGTGCGACATTAAGCCAGAGATCCACGCCAACTACCGCGTTGCTGTATAA